From a region of the Euwallacea similis isolate ESF13 chromosome 3, ESF131.1, whole genome shotgun sequence genome:
- the LOC136419686 gene encoding uncharacterized protein, with translation MEIKTFSAHFAVFSAWYLAAATAINIDGQLTVIRNDCYERLALGEKLNPTQAYKRFDHNTVSSCEKECTNDKDKCRAYSFGIGPKGNGTCLLSNQPVKETVDLKPVGTISDPDFDLYVKTLDCQIVLEPPESHPSAQRPGSNAGSESTPHADGSYGNLPAPSNHYHNSVSEGDYHGGTGNGGNVEHVQTLVSIAHGPDSVLHPVHDILVSGSTLNHGNSPGVGGQKYGSGNGNAPPFRPSALSHPYDDHKLPYKPAQHYGDGFGHSQNVPYWPEEYPNDRLDPRPPNHRDYRPTVPIDHRKYESHFNHHTSFESETYRQVSEIITQNAIVQNLFGKKCPYKDVPINSSYGSSEPPYNYYDHYLRPNPDFPHRYGSVVPHPNEYNHPAGQDYLFMRPNPDHRPLYGPNPAGFNSEERRPQRPPSEEYPNLRPALDGGYERPSVPNFQDLRPLSPASTTSFRPPTASRRPEGARPPSTELSNHYGIVDYGNEHQEKPGEPFDDKGGIRVVTESVGYNGEKITSIITELANDKGDACFRRTMAGKRTVRSLVRKLSICETVEQCQQECGFERQFTCEGFNYRLDPTGRGKGDCELLSLPLSRLDINREIISAPDYDFYTRDRNARQVDCRQPPRDNYYPVGSYTGGRDRGYGYRYGYEYYGGNRRNGIPYDRRPSDLARPRHPPIDRWEGGYSNPPLPPPIPRPRPPPLPLLPGDRRPDYETRRGDYLYSHESHSSHSHHYNEHSVDRYGFRPPAAGYRPYTGVHYLPIPPKRVPVIVPLDYDKYPRNPPFQPPDPDVSRYLPEKGYWPDGWKYGYNYRYNNPHPHYYIPKEPAKPPHQQPDSWGQYGGSYGTSGYQLQYQGYGKSNSYNYWGFNKFHGEHPVVSEVLPALDGSYLPTPRPHGYVPTGYDQDNGIVPPPSGHNFLKDECSLRSAAGFRLHKGVVKKVITVLNIYHCELLCAYEKEFQCASYAFRYTALKPPSDNCYLSSRSYKELDYYTDLEPDKDYDIYTMNNREKCLEFSDASDRDDSDCFWRVRSGQRLDNSIVRDSLTVKSIVDCQLECLKSYSFVCRAYSFRYGSPVIGGAIDNCQLTDWPFYELDARHHFIPEPGFEIYERGSFGHGCEPNPFEIEGRRDRPTVDDGAKLDQICYEGFGSASKLLPQATVKRLWVPTEQDCKKECSKLREGTLFNCMTLSFLTESPKVGPNCLLSDIMQRDLLPNVDFIHDPNSWMFSWDNYNKGCVALAHKPVHGGGGGEADGGGIDHHTEGKDVLDPLDVWKVYSVSGWPCKRGTKCRENKLAGFWYCDLEGGSKDAWDYCCSPDHHCGFSNGYSYSWCYVGAFKTQWRKCSDQYYPYYLHNTIDRFDKDKNPWDFSGGYPPPPQSQGFRPDRPNAPVQPPPPNPSLDHYEEQFNNEFLNPPKPGGFGQPRRWPVAYLHKELPPDVNSTTKDDSRSSRADNSADAIKSLINILNNTNFQYNVSNNGNKSDDTLYVKIPLPSMSGPIDLSTTAEPARNSRMARMQFGAEKQESASRERKSLPFDEKIFRIGSDKREFRAPSVYRRGFVTRTNLTASTRGF, from the exons ATGGAAATAAAGACTTTTAGTGCACATTTCGCAGTGTTCAGTGCGTGGTACCTTGCCGCCGCAACAGCCATCAACATTGATGGTCAGCTAACCGTCATAAGAAATG attGCTATGAGAGATTGGCCCTAGGGGAAAAACTGAACCCTACTCAAGCCTACAAAAGGTTCGATCACAATACCGTGAGCTCTTGCGAGAAGGAGTGCACTAATGACAAGGATAAGTGCAGGGCTTATAGTTTTGG GATTGGCCCAAAGGGCAACGGCACCTGCCTCCTTAGCAACCAACCCGTCAAAGAAACTGTCGATTTGAAACCCGTTGGGACAATCAGTGATCCAGACTTTGATTTGTACGTCAAAACGCTGGATTGCCAAATCGTCCTGGAACCACCAGAGAGTCATCCATCTGCCCAGAGGCCTGGCAGTAACGCAGGCTCAGAATCTACCCCTCATGCTGACGGTTCCTATGGAAATTTACCGGCTCCTTCAAATCATTATCACAACTCAGTTTCTGAAG GAGACTACCATGGAGGTACTGGCAATGGAGGTAATGTGGAGCATGTGCAGACCTTAGTAAGTATTGCCCATGGTCCGGATAGTGTGCTACATCCGGTGCATGACATCTTGGTCTCAGGGAGCACTTTGAACCATGGGAATTCTCCTGGTGTAGGCGGCCAGAAATACGGGAGTGGGAATG GTAACGCACCACCATTCAGACCATCAGCCCTTAGTCATCCCTACGACGACCATAAGCTTCCCTACAAACCCGCACAGCACTACGGGGATGGTTTCGGACACTCGCAAAACGTTCCCTATTGGCCTGAGGAATACCCAAATGATAGACTTGACCCTAGACCTCCAAACCATCGAGATTACAGACCAACTGTACCCATAGATCACCGGAAATACGAATCACACTTTAATCATCATACTTCGTTTGAATCGGAGACATACAGGCAGGTGTCAG AGATAATAACGCAGAATGCTATCGTTCAAAATTTATTCGGAAAAAAATGTCCATATAAAGATGTTCCTATTAACAGTAGTTATGGTTCTTCGGAACCTCCCTACAACTACTATGACCACTACCTTAGACCCAACCCAGACTTCCCCCATAGATACGGGTCGGTGGTGCCGCACCCCAACGAGTATAACCACCCTGCAGGGCAGGATTATTTGTTCATGAGGCCTAATCCCGATCACAGACCTCTTTATGG ACCAAATCCAGCGGGCTTTAATAGTGAGGAACGCAGACCGCAACGTCCTCCATCTGAAGAATACCCCAATCTGAG GCCTGCTCTTGATGGAGGATACGAGAGACCTTCAGTTCCAAATTTCCAAGACCTGCGCCCTTTAAG CCCAGCTTCCACTACCTCCTTCAGACCTCCCACTGCAAGTAGGAGACCCGAAGGCGCAAGACCTCCTTCCACAGAGCTGAGCAATCACTATGGAATTGTGGATTACGGTAATGAGCACCAAGAAAAACCTGGAGAGCCTTTCGACGATAAGGGAGGTATTAGGGTGGTTACTGAGAGTGTGGGGTATAACGGAGAGAAGATTACTTCAATCATAACGGAGCTGGCCAATGACAAGGGCGATG CTTGTTTTAGACGAACTATGGCCGGAAAACGCACAGTGCGTAGTCTTGTCCGAAAACTGTCCATTTGCGAGACCGTAGAGCAATGTCAGCAAGAATGCGGATTTGAGAGGCAATTTACATGTGAAGGCTTCAATTACAG ATTGGATCCAACTGGACGTGGAAAAGGCGATTGCGAGCTCTTGTCCTTACCACTGTCCAGACTCGATATCAACAGAGAAATAATTTCAGCCCCTGATTATGATTTCTACACGAGGGATCGAAACGCGCGCCAAGTCGATTGTAGACAACCCCCACGGGACAACTATTACCCTGTGGGCAGTTATACTGGGGGTAGAGATCGGGGATACGGTTACAGATATGGATACGAGTATTATGGAGGGAATCGGAGGAATGGAATACCATATG ATAGACGTCCTTCGGACCTTGCCAGACCACGCCATCCCCCTATAGATCGCTGGGAGGGCGGCTACAGCAACCCACCTCTGCCTCCGCCCATACCAAGACCGCGGCCACCCCCTCTGCCTCTCTTACCAGGAGACCGAAGACCGGACTATGAAACCCGAAGAGGAG acTATCTATACTCACACGAATCACACAGTAGTCACAGTCATCATTACAATGAACACTCAGTAGATAGATACGGTTTCCGTCCACCCGCAGCGGGGTACCGGCCGTATACAGGTGTCCATTATCTCCCAATTCCCCCGAAACGAGTCCCAGTGATAGTTCCCTTGGATTATGACAAGTATCCCCGCAATCCTCCCTTCCAGCCTCCAGATCCCGACGTTTCCAGGTATCTCCCCGAGAAAGGTTATTGGCCGGACGGGTGGAAGTATGGCTATAACTATAG ATATAACAATCCCCATCCACACTACTACATCCCCAAAGAGCCTGCGAAGCCTCCTCATCAGCAACCCGACTCTTGGGGCCAGTACGGGGGCAGTTACGGCACTAGCGGCTATCAGCTACAGTACCAGGGTTATGGGAAATCTAACAGTTACAATTACTGGGGCTTCAATAAATTCCATGGCGAACACCCCGTCGT TTCTGAAGTTTTGCCTGCACTTGATGGATCCTATTTGCCCACGCCACGTCCTCATGGGTACGTACCCACGGGGTACGACCAAGACAATGGGATCGTACCTCCACCTTCTGGACACAACTTTCTTAAAGATG AGTGCTCCTTAAGAAGCGCCGCTGGTTTTCGCCTCCACAAGGGCGTAGTCAAGAAAGTAATCACAGTACTGAATATTTACCATTGTGAGCTGTTGTGCGCCTATGAAAAGGAATTCCAATGCGCTTCTTATGCCTTCAG atacaCTGCCTTGAAGCCGCCATCAGATAACTGCTACTTGAGCTCCAGAAGTTACAAAGAACTGGACTATTACACTGACTTAGAGCCTGATAAGGACTACGACATTTACACTATGAACAATcgagaaaaatgtttagagTTTTCGGACGCCTCTGACAGAGACGACAGTG ATTGCTTCTGGAGGGTCCGAAGCGGTCAAAGACTGGACAACTCCATAGTGCGCGATTCTCTAACAGTCAAATCGATAGTTGACTGTCAATTGGAGTGTCTTAAATCCTACAGCTTTGTCTGCAGGGCCTACAGCTTCAGATACGGCTCTCCGGTGATTGGAGGAGCCATAGACAACTGTCAGCTTACCGATTGGCCTTTTTATGAGCTGGATGCCAGGCACCATTTCATTCCAGAACCTGGATTTGAGATCTACGAGAGGGGCAGCTTTGGGCACGGCTGCGAACCTAACCCTTTTGAAATAGAAGGGAGGAGGGATCGACCTACCGTGGACGATGGAGCCAAACTGGATCAAA TATGCTACGAAGGTTTCGGGTCAGCCTCCAAGCTGCTACCTCAAGCGACAGTCAAACGTTTGTGGGTGCCGACGGAGCAGGACTGCAAAAAGGAGTGCTCTAAACTCCGCGAGGGCACCTTGTTCAATTGCATGACGCTCAGTTTTTT GACTGAAAGCCCGAAAGTGGGCCCCAACTGCCTTTTATCAGACATAATGCAAAGAGACTTGCTGCCCAATGTAGATTTCATTCACGATCCTAATTCCTGGATGTTTTCTTGggataattataataaaggaTGCGTTGCCCTGGCACATAAACCTGTCCACGGTGGTGGAGGAGGAGAAGCGGATGGGGGAGGCATTGATCATCATACAGAAGGAAAAG ACGTCCTTGACCCCTTGGATGTGTGGAAAGTATACAGTGTGAGTGGTTGGCCTTGTAAACGTGGAACTAAATGCAGAGAAAACAAGCTCGCTGGCTTCTGGTATTGCGATTTAGAAGGGGGCTCGAAAGACGCTTGGGACTATTGTTGCAGTCCTGATCATCACTGTGGGTTCTCTAATGGCTATTCTTATTCATG GTGTTACGTGGGTGCGTTCAAAACTCAATGGCGCAAATGCAGCGACCAGTACTACCCCTACTACCTTCACAATACAATCGACCGCTTTGATAAAGACAAAAATCCTTGGGATTTCTCAGGAGGTTATCCTCCTCCTCCGCAAAGCCAGGGATTCCGTCCTGATAGACCTAATGCTCCAGTGCAACCTCCTCCGCCAAATCCTAGCCTGGATCATTATGAggaacaatttaataatgaatttttgaatccTCCTAAGCCAG GTGGTTTCGGTCAACCAAGAAGATGGCCTGTGGCCTATCTGCACAAGGAGCTTCCCCCTGACGTAAATTCAACTACCAAAGATGATTCCAGAAGTTCCAGGGCTGATAATTCCGCAGATGCAATTAAAAGCCTAATAAACATCCTCAATAACACGAATTTTCAATACAACGTCTCcaataatggaaataaatcGGATGACACCCTTTACGTAAAAATTCCCTTGCCAAGTATGAGTGGTCCCATCGATTTAAGTACAACCGCAGAACCTGCTCGTAATAGTCGAATGGCGAGAATGCAGTTTGGGGCAGAGAAACAAGAATCAGCCTCAAGGGAGAGAAAATCCCTGCCTTTTGATGAGAAAATTTTTAGGATTGGTAGTGATAAGAGAGAGTTTAGAGCCCCCTCGGTATATCGAAGAGGATTTGTGACTAGGACTAATTTAACTGCCAGTACCAGAGGTTTTTGA
- the LOC136420024 gene encoding proline-, glutamic acid- and leucine-rich protein 1-like — translation MPLSTSHIEDLFNSKQEGIKKLLSCILNLNLPHEENEKSIVDIINKLLSTAKHRKEGLEYLNLIVSRCSPFTIAQNSLTWINYCIIKFSDDVLRELKMRLIGEIIKASYNDSDFNKRFITEHVSKVLDNCLTTSHVSPYQCVAALKTLTIVMRYYPSWFGVHSQKIETFILIFLDSPHSELVNNAALAFHYLQQIGGAGTNGANYKANFTHNFHKLCKTAHNLYDKLFVNHTQLFSNIEPLEGDGFEFDDETILDVTARRILNVFKFIETMIKTGFPVAKESRPKVFLGIVCRFLEFHKCISGNNEESLESYQFSLLLQNIQSNTLKLLRLFIIWYQSDSLPFSYSISKSIVESIERVHSCECYKSDSLYQESAFKALSEWVSVSKSSLHPQFQSRLLETILPLITLKKAEATLTISSDNASGKKSEKAKRKAMTNSIISSGNKHSSGLLSLQDKSLSVSSCKYALDALRKILEYSKLNIKSTLLKDLYKSIFTALISIHSGQLLPPYINPENQIKLYKILSALYSQNTFSILPPLHTTLEVLNVGANDKNHFIAATCQECLRVLESFCQPICPSLYMGIEKESVEEEEEVIEAPESGSASLVESIEDVSVHDQHSDECSDKISYHVRFTESDRSTIEDGLSEKEIKCKDFKFEEVGEEEAEKINDNLNVFENPVVTAPSEDGNEILEGEFHHNFSLGSIEEDPEDDDEANGEEDTETSPENQNKADISSSVKATISQVRKEMTDVLGLSEEVDSPQVEEELSKAEEEIIAGNYADASLITNDTGNDSEVVEDVAQSGERDSEEPVAKKPKIVDENEVSSENDLKADEKDPDESYLEEDCFVDEIRDDY, via the exons ATGCCGTTATCTACGTCCCACATAGAAGACTTGTTCAATTCCAAACAAGAAGGCATAAAAAAACTGCTTTCCTGCATATTAAACCTAAACCTTCCCCATGAGGAGAATGAAAAATCCATTGTGGATATCATCAACAAGCTCCTATCAACTGCCAAGCATCGCAAAGAAGGGcttgaatatttgaatttaattgtAAGCCGCTGCAGTCCATTCACTATAGCTCAGAACTCTCTTACCTGGATAAATTATTgcattatcaaattttctgaCGATGTTTTGagagaattaaaaatgagACTTATTG GAGAAATAATCAAGGCCTCATATAATGACTCTGATTTTAACAAAAGATTCATAACAGAGCATGTGTCAAAGGTGCTTGATAATTGCCTCACAACATCACATGTTTCCCCATATCAGTGTGTTGCTGCCTTAAAAACCTTAACAATTGTAATGAGATATTACCCCAGCTGGTTTGGGGTGCACAGCCAGAAAATTGagacttttattttgattttccttGATTCCCCTCATAGTGAGTTAGTCAACAATGCAGCTTTGGCATTCCATTACTTGCAACAA ATAGGAGGGGCTGGCACCAACGGGGCTAATTACAAAGCCAATTTTACTCACAACTTCCATAAACTGTGCAAAACTGCTCATAATCTTTATGATAAATTGTTTGTAAATCACACTCAATTGTTCAGTAACATTGAGCCATTGGAAGGGGATGGTTTTGAGTTTGATGATGAGACTATTTTAGATGTTACTGCAAGGAggattttgaatgtttttaaatttattgaaacaatgATTAA GACAGGGTTTCCTGTGGCCAAAGAAAGCAGGCCTAAAGTTTTTTTAGGGATTGTTTGCAGGTTTTTGGAGTTCCACAAATGTATTTCTGGTAATAATGAAGAGTCCTTGGAGAGTTACCAGTTTTCTTTGCTACTGCAGAACATTCAAAGtaatactttaaaattgttaaggCTTTTTATCATCTG GTATCAGTCAGATTCCTTGCCATTTTcttattcaatttcaaaatcaattgtTGAAAGTATTGAAAGAGTTCACAGCTGTGAATGCTACAAATCTGACAG tttatatCAAGAATCAGCTTTTAAAGCCTTAAGTGAATGGGTATCAGTTTCAAAAAGCTCTTTACATCCACAATTTCAATCGCGATTGCTAGAAACAATTTTACCATTAATTACTCTGAAAAAGGCTGAAGCTACTTTGACTATATCTAGTGATAATGCTTCTGGTAAAAAGTCCGAAAAAGCCAAAAGAAAGGCTATGACAAATAGCATAATTTCAAGTGGAAATAAACATTCTAGTGG GTTGCTATCTCTCCAGGATAAATCACTCTCAGTATCTAGTTGCAAATACGCTTTAGATGCCCtgagaaaaattttggagtaCTCAAAACTGAACATTAAATCAACCCTACTGAAG GACCTTTACAAATCAATCTTCACTGCCCTAATTAGCATTCATTCAGGACAGCTTCTTCCTCCATACATTAACCCTGAAAACCAGATCAAACTTTACAAAATTCTATCTGCACTTTACAGCCAAAACACTTTTTCGATATTACCACCCCTCCATACTACTCTTGAAGTACTAAATGTGGGGGCCAATgataaaaatcactttattgCAGCTACATGTCAAGAATGTCTCAGGGTTTTAGAAAGTTTTTGCCAACCCATTTGCCCTTCTCTTTATATGGGAATTGAAAAAGAGAGTGTTGAAGAGGAGGAAGAAGTTATTGAAGCTCCTGAAAGTGGTAGTGCTAGTTTAGTTGAGTCTATAGAAGATGTTTCTGTTCATGATCAACATAGTGATGAATGTTCAGATAAAATTTCGTATCATGTGAGGTTTACTGAGTCAGATCGCTCTACCATAGAAGATGGGCTTAgtgagaaagaaataaaatgtaaagattttaagtttgaagaagTGGGTGAGGAAGAAGCTGAGAAGATCAATgataatttgaatgtttttgagAACCCAGTAGTCACAGCTCCAAGCGAAGATGggaatgaaattttagagGGTGAGTTTCATCACAATTTCAGCTTGGGAAGCATTGAAGAGGACCCAGAAGATGATGATGAGGCTAATGGAGAAGAG gaCACTGAAACCTCGCCTGAGAATCAAAATAAAGCAGACATTTCAAGCTCTGTTAAGGCAACGATATCTCAAGTTCGAAAAGAAATGACAGATGTACTGGGCCTTTCTGAAGAAGTTGATTCGCCACAAGTGGAAGAAGAATTATCGAAAGctgaagaagaaattattgCGGGAAATTATGCTGATGCGTCTCTGATAACTAACGACACTGGCAATGATAGTGAAGTAGTTGAAGATGTAGCACAGAGCGGCGAAAGGGATTCTGAAGAGCCTGTGgcaaaaaaacctaaaattgtGGATGAAAATGAGGTGTCTTCAGAGAATGATCTTAAAGCAGACGAAAAGGATCCTGACGAGAGTTACTTGGAAGAAGATTGCTTTGTGGATGAAATTAGAgatgattattaa
- the dUTPase gene encoding deoxyuridine 5'-triphosphate nucleotidohydrolase, producing MPSPLDNPLVLKYTKVIPEAFPPTKGSEKAAGYDLKSAVNVVVPARGKYLVDTGLKIELPEGCYGRIAPRSGLAVKNFIDVGAGVVDEDYRGVLKVVLFNHSDTNFEVKKGDRVAQLICEKIYYPQLEEVEELTQTQRGEGGFGSTGTN from the exons ATGCCTTCACCACTGGACAACCCCCTGGTGCTCAAGTACACTAAAGTCATCCCTGAAGCCTTCCCCCCAACCAAAGGGTCTGAGAAAGCTGCCGGCTATGACCTGAAAAGCGCTGTAAATGTGGTAGTACCAGCTAGAGGCAAGTACCTGGTTGATACAGGGCTTAAGATTGAGCTGCCTGAGGGGTGCTATGGGCGAATTGCTCCAAGGTCTGGTCTTGCTGTGAAGAACTTTATTGATGTTGGAG CTGGAGTGGTTGATGAGGACTACCGAGGAGTGCTAAAGGTTGTGTTATTCAACCATTCAGATACCAATTTTGAGGTGAAGAAAGGAGACAGGGTTGCCCAACTTATCTGTGAGAAGATCTACTATCCTCAGTTGGAGGAAGTTGAG GAGTTAACTCAAACTCAAAGAGGTGAAGGAGGATTTGGCTCCACTGgcacaaattaa
- the LOC136420040 gene encoding uncharacterized protein, with the protein MVKAEVATSLKTPNKRKSLANNTPKVKQENESPAKKIKTENGKTLNKAFTPKKPQNQSPKNNLQASAQKSNKKNKQKQSPKPNLKPFAGTKQLNDKQKAKVQKAPKPKPGNDKETSKGQRKRKNMFYNLVVEVKTNAGSKDPEILKKIQEKVKAISGRSEELTKTAKKKLGILRRLQITLEEGIEAAREHGKAEHLKQKEESQKLKATKKEQKTAAQKGQTQPKSKQPAKAKQQPKPLVAKPKVDSDDDVEDDDDDDDSDAGELEEDSNDEVEVEEDDDDEADNASDDDEAEDGTDDDDDDEEEDEDSDEEEVPAPKEKPDASPSKNKQPTIEDLKKKDLVKKGQKRFVLFVGNIPYDTTKQDLSLHFSKVGNIVDVRIPTDKGSNKPRGFAYVEVKDEIAYEKCLSMHQSHIKGRRINVLYTQGGKKKGDDRKKEIKAKNMKLHAMRRKGQLAGSTKQSQKRSFRRNKSKKNTGSGES; encoded by the exons ATGGTTAAAGCAGAAGTAGCAACCTCTTTAAAAACCCCCAATAAACGCAAAAGCTTGGCCAATAACACCCCTAAGGTCAAACAAGAAAATGAGTCTCCAGcaaaaaagattaaaactgaaaatggcAAAACTCTTAACAAGGCATTCACCCCGAAAAAGCCACAAAATCAGTCTCCGAAAAACAATTTGCAGGCCAGCGCTCAAAAATCCAACAAAAAGAATAAACAGAAACAATCTCCTAAACCAAATCTGAAACCATTTGCTGgaacaaaacaattaaatgaCAAGCAGAAAGCAAAAGTTCAAAAGGCGCCTAAACCCAAGCCTGGCAATGACAAGGAAACCTCAAAAGGACAAAGGAAAAGAAAGAATATGTTCTACAATTTAGTTGTGGAAGTTAAAACAAATGCAGGCAGTAAAGACCCAGAGATTCTAAAAAAGATTCAGGAGAAAGTGAAGGCAATTTCTGGTAGGAGTGAGGAGTTGACCAAAACAGCCAAAAAGAAGTTGGGAATCTTGAGAAGACTGCAAATTACTTTGGAAGAGGGAATTGAGGCCGCTAGGGAACATGGAAAGGCCGAgcatttgaaacaaaaagaagaGAGCCAGAAATTAAAGGCCACAAAAAAGGAACAGAAAACAGCAGCCCAAAAAGGACAA aCCCAACCTAAAAGCAAACAACCAGCTAAAGCTAAACAACAACCCAAACCACTAGTAGCTAAACCTAAAGTAGACTCTGATGATGATGTtgaagatgatgatgatgatgatgattctGATGCTGGGGAGCTTGAAGAGGACTCAAATGACGAag TGGAGGTTGAGGAGGACGATGATGACGAGGCAGATAATGCAAGTGATGATGATGAGGCAGAGGATGGAactgatgatgatgatgatgatgaagagGAGGACGAGGATTCGGACGAAGAAGAAGTCCCAGCGCCCAAG GAAAAACCAGACGCATCACCATCAAAGAACAAGCAGCCTACTATCGAAGATTTAAAGAAGAAGGATCTGGTTAAAAAGGGGCAGAAAAGGTTCGTGTTGTTCGTGGGCAATATTCCTTACGACACGACCAAGCAGGACCTGTCTTTGCATTTTAGTAAAGTGGGGAATATTGTTGATGTAAGAATTCCTACTGACAAGGGAAGTAACAAACCTAGAGGCTTCGCTTATGTGGAAGTGAAGGACGAGATTGCGTATGAG aaatgCCTTTCGATGCATCAATCCCACATAAAAGGACGAAGAATTAACGTGCTGTACACGCAAGGAGGAAAAAAGAAGGGTGACGATaggaaaaaggaaatcaaggcaaaaaatatgaagttaCACGCGATGCGGAGGAAGGGCCAGCTAGCAGGAAGCACAAAGCAGAGCCAGAAGAGGTCGTTCCGAAGGAATAAgagcaaaaaaaatactggaaGTGGAGAAAGTTaa